The Toxoplasma gondii ME49 chromosome XII, whole genome shotgun sequence genome includes a region encoding these proteins:
- a CDS encoding hypothetical protein (encoded by transcript TGME49_250790): MEGAEDRREDLGAWVDLSQPGATTLFPPSRAADQDEASSPSPFSSLAGARSVPSSSLSPFSPGAFSNEGDAEEAKKGEAQRQQGQGGFPSAHSEGAQKAQLAEDVWGVAEGEKLRVRTSNCQRSSSKAAGAFEDGPRFPGCQTETEGFSAPQFQPAAKPSPETSHGPNRPHMPRMRSEEIGKVSHLSSASRGSGNTGKSVENQRLPSFASQVSLPGCTAGQAAVTSRAPPSLQVASRSLSVPDTFPSSSPSLSFSSTSSFSSSFSPATFSSSDLFSNSLPSSSSPGISKSMTLPAPDTRSRQALPGLAHASSDPKCFDFDFTYTRSGFHRRVLASPHPPISSRLQHPGSTANRSSPAAPGYVSLSSYPQSVRSSLSRDPASLARCSTQSCPQPPGPSDPHRQLSYAAFFDQATPKKPEPNKRSDSSRHPDSCRVYDSNKHYDPNKQSDSSKRSDSGKLHDSLKAMGSERNQAGFLPGDVASSSSAPVGAVGPQRLSRHREGDEAIDDRESFRSNESVAKQRTLKRVTSASSDGADEEVKQPAQYGDLQVLVDIDDTIRSSGGVTFLSVSLGGIDTQYERGTFYPGCFQFLFELSCHGLRPSQRPLSLGVLTARIPQVPITADSVLNQKLRETALRRGIRGWGIDCKNKVLYSTLNEWIFPSEKGKRKFENLLLLHSKLSATHPNIKYVWIGDTGEMDRHAGEMMARQMPHTLKAVFLHYVGDYGRNSKMPQDYFVNGVPTVFFRTYIRAARRAVDLGLLDKKGLARTMVQAVADLDAMQNTPSVSTKWRDIIFDIRNAEALVPLKGATLPPLVRTREIVHRRITEIKGALEKFRAKKGASSGKAQAAIGDRKPAELPKSASFSSSAALACSSLKSCGSSSSSASLLEARHRGEERVPESLITRAALHQREEERRESSKRGETKPGEEGFEVLAPAATQRTSEAGTGLAAEALRRRQEERSLSSSELSHSSSVPSAASFSLPAASVSPQEASWVEVRFDPATGGFPVREAAERQRGGSWRTGKDRDSFSSEPFYKTLLHASQASGDAGSDGDSRGVSEDLGSAAQGREREAEDPWWSETLETQAGGETVKTAAEKSARDSSHADDIELLDLAPQGEESTRQADEGPEKGNSHSDEKRHKEEGNGHGEEDEKRHNKGESGRATEEGKTSDSREAPDAAAALLSGVCTPVEREAALPTGTAPSLFSFEDSEGLKLDQRERSCEQTPDARQKPNKGREKETFLEEWKAPPKRERSHEQTKTEPADLLS; the protein is encoded by the exons ATGGAAGGCGCTGAGGATCGACGGGAAGACCTGGGGGCCTGGGTCGACTTGTCCCAGCCAGGAGCGACGACGCTTTTTCCCCCTTCGCGCGCGGCAGACCAAGACGaagcttcctctccctcgcctttctcctctctggctGGCGCCCGCAGCgtcccttcttcgtctctctcgcctttctcgccgGGGGCCTTCTCgaacgagggagacgcggaggaggcgaagaagggagaggcacagagacaACAGGGACAGGGGGGGTTCCCAAGTGCACACTCCGAAGGAgcgcagaaggcgcagcTTGCCGAGGATGTATGGGGCGTtgcggaaggcgagaagtTGCGAGTGAGGACAAGCAACTGCCAAAGGTCCTCCAGCAAGGCGGCAGGAGCCTTCGAAGACGGACCGCGGTTTCCGGGCTgccagacagagacagagggatTCTCTGCACCGCAGTTTCAGCCTGCCGCGAAACCGTCGCCAGAGACCTCGCATGGACCGAACAGACCGCACATGCCGCGAATGCGCAGCGAGGAAATTGGCAAGGTTTCTCATCTCTCGTCGGCTTCTAGAGGTTCTGGGAACACTGGGAAAAGTGTGGAGAACCAACGGCTCCCTTCCTTTGCTTCACAGGTCTCTTTGCCGGGCTGCACTGCGGGTCAAGCTGCCGTTACCTCCCGGGCACCCCCGTCGCTACAGGTCGCTTCCAGATCCCTCTCTGTGCCCGATaccttcccttcttcttcgccttctttgtctttttcttctacctcctctttttcttcttcattctcTCCCGCaaccttctcctcctcggaTCTGTTCTCAAATTCCctcccgtcttcctcttctcctggCATATCAAAGTCGATGACGCTGCCGGCACCGGACACACGTTCGCGGCAGGCACTCCCAGGTTTAGCGCATGCATCTTCAGACCCAAAATGTTTCGACTTTGACTTCACGTATACGCGTTCGGGCTTCCACCGGCGCGTGTTGGCCTCACCGCACCCACCCATCTCCTCTCGGCTGCAGCACCCTGGGTCCACTGCGAATCGCAGCTCTCCCGCAGCTCCTGGCTAcgtctcgctttcctcttaTCCCCAGTCTGTtcgttcctctttgtctcgcgACCCTGCCAGTCTCGCCCGGTGCTCCACGCAGTCCTGCCCTCAACCTCCAGGGCCTTCCGACCCTCATCGCCAGCTCTCCTACGCCGCTTTCTTCGATCAAGCCACCCCGAAGAAGCCTGAGCCTAATAAGCGTTCTGATTCTAGCAGACATCCTGATTCTTGCAGAGTTTACGATTCTAACAAACACTACGATCCTAATAAACAAAGTGACTCCAGTAAACGTTCAGATTCTGGCAAACTTCATGATTCTCTCAAGGCTATGGGGTCTGAGCGGAATCAGGCGGGCTTTCTCCCTGGGGacgtcgcctcttcctcgtcggcCCCCGTGGGGGCGGTTGGCCCGCAGCGACTCTCTCGGCATCGCGAGGGCGACGAGGCCATAGATGACAGGGAGAGTTTCCGGTCGAACGAATCGGTGGCAAAGCAGAGGACGTTGAAGCGTGTCACCAGTGCCTCTTCTGAcggcgcagacgaagaagtgaagCAACCTGCTCAGTACGGAGACCTGCAG GTCCTGGTGGACATTGACGACACCATTCGGTCCAGTGGAGGCGTgaccttcctctccgtctccctcggTGGCATCGACACTCAGTACGAGAGAGGAACCTTCTATCCCGGCTGTTTCCAATTTCTCTTCGAGTTGTCTTGTCACGGTCTGCGCCCCAGTCAGCGCCCTCTTTCCCTCGGAGTCCTCACCGCTCGAATTCCTCAA GTGCCGATTACGGCGGACAGTGTGTTGAACCAAAAGCTGCGCGAGACGGCGCTGCGCCGCGGGATTCGAGGCTGGGGCATTGACTGCAAAAACAA AGTGTTATATTCAACTCTGAATGAATGGATTTTTCCgagcgagaaaggcaagAGGAAGTTCGAGAatcttctcctgctccatTCCAAGCTATCCGCCACGCACCCCAACATCAA ATACGTATGGATAGGCGACACTGGAGAAATGGATCGCCACGCTGGAGAGATGATGGCTCGGCAAATGCCGCACACCTTGAAAGCCGTCTTTCTCCACTACGTCGGAGACTACGGACGCAACTCAAAAATGCCTCAAGACTACTTCGTTAACGGCGTCCCGACTGTCTTCTTCAG GACGTACATTCGAGCTGCCCGGCGTGCTGTGGATTTGGGGCTTCTCGACAAGAAGGGACTCGCCCGCACGATGGTTCAG GCCGTCGCAGATCTGGACGCAATGCAAAACACACCATCCGTCTCGACCAAGTGGAGAGATATCATTTTCGACATTAGG AATGCAGAAGCACTCGTGCCGCTGAAGGGTGCAACCCTACCGCCGCTGGTTCGCACACGCGAAATTGTTCACCGGAGAATCACTGAAATCAAAGGAGCTTTGGAGAAGTTCcgcgcgaagaaaggcgcCTCGAGCGGCAAAGCCCAGGCCGCCATCGGGGACAGGAAGCCTGCCGAGCTCCCCAAGTcagcgtccttctcttcttctgcagctcttgCTTGTTCTTCGCTAAAAAGCTGCggatcttcttcctcttctgctaGCCTGCTGGAGGCGAGGcaccgaggagaagagcgagttCCAGAGAGCCTCATCACTCGGGCCGCGCTGCaccagcgagaggaagaacggcgagaaagcAGCAAGCGGGGGGAAACGAAGCCAGGCGAGGAAGGCTTCGAGGTCCTTGCCCCTGCAGCCACACAGC GGACATCTGAGGCAGGCACCGGCCTCGCTGCTGaggctcttcgtcgtcgccaAGAAGAacgttccctttcttcttccgagttgtctcactcttcttctgtgccttCCGCGGCTTCCTTTTCGCTTCCAGCTGCGTCGGTGTCGCCTCAAGAGGCGTCATGGGTGGAGGTGCGTTTCGATCCGGCGACGGGTGGCTTCCCAGTTCGGGAGGCCGCGGAGCGCCAGCGAGGAGGCAGCTGGCGCACCGGGAAAGACAGGgattccttctcttcagagCCGTTCTACAAAACtcttttgcatgcgtcgcagGCGTCGGGCGACGCAGGCTCGGACGGAGACTCAAGGGGTGTGTCGGAGGACCTGGGCAGCGCAGCGCAgggcagggagagagaagccgaagacCCGTGGTGGAGTGAAACTCTTGAGACACAAGCAGGCGGCGAAACAGTGAAaacagcagcagagaagtcGGCACGAGATAGCTCGCACGCGGACGACATCGAACTCCTCGACCTTGCTCCCCAAGGCGAAGAGTCCACGCGACAGGCCGACGAAGGACccgaaaaaggaaactcacacagcgacgaaaaacgacacaaggaagaaggaaacggtcatggagaagaagacgaaaaaagacacaacaagggagaaagcggaagagcaacagaagaaggaaagacttCCGACTCTCGAGAGGCACCGGATGCGgctgctgctcttctctctggtgtctgtacacctgtaGAGCGGGAGGCTGCACTGCCGACTGGCACagctccttctctgttttcttttgagGACTCGGAGGGTCTAAAACTCGACCAGAGGGAGCGCAGTTGCGAGCAGACTCCAGATGCGAGACAGAAGCCAAacaagggcagagagaaagagacattCCTCGAGGAATGGAAAGCACCCCCGAAACGCGAAAGATCGCATGAACAGACCAAGACGGAGCCTGCCGATCTCCTCTCCTAG
- the RPL35 gene encoding ribosomal protein RPL35 (encoded by transcript TGME49_250810~Predicted trans-membrane domain (TMHMM2.0):29-52): MEQWGPSGLVLRGWSRLRLGFFSAEPSALFLDIFVGCGFVVSLSASATSPLLCSKMVKIRAYELRGKSQKELVKQLEDLKKELAQLRVAKVTGSAASKLSKVTEVRKGIARVLTVYTQKQREEARAAFKGKKFIPNDLRAKKTRAIRRRLTASQTRKMTVRKMKRTQNVPKRKFALIA; encoded by the exons ATGGAGCAGTGGGGTCCCTCTGGACTCGTTTTACGAGGTTGGAGCCGACTGCGTTTGGGGTTTTTCTCAGCGGAACCCAGTGCTTTATTTCTCGACATTTTTGTCGGTTGTGGATTCGTTGTTTCCCTTTCCGCTTCTGCCACCTCTCCGCTCCTCTGCTCCAAAATG GTGAAGATCCGCGCGTACGAGTTGCGAGGAAAGTCGCAGAAGGAGCTGGTGAAGCAGCTGGAGGACTTGAAGAAGGAGCTCGCTCAGCTCCGCGTGGCGAAAGTCACTGGCAGCGCAGCCTCTAAGCTGTCCAAGGTGACCGAAGTCCGCAAGGGCATCGCTCGTGTGCTCACTGTCTACACtcaaaagcagagagaggaggcgcgggcCGCCTTCAAGGGCAAGAAGTTCATCCCCAACGACCTTCGTGCCAAGAAGACCCGTGCTATCCGCCGTCGCCTCACCGCTTCCCAGACAAGGAAAATGACTGTCAG GAAGATGAAGCGCACTCAGAACGTCCCCAAGAGAAAGTTCGCTCTGATCGCCTAA
- the AP2XII8 gene encoding AP2 domain transcription factor AP2XII-8 (encoded by transcript TGME49_250800) encodes MIKAEAFPSSPTPCTPEASADPNLLSGPLQAPMAAPSAPVPSLGAGVDANGASMGADDQAASAASTPTSRAGDASPLSSLSLGSASLNSSASPSSYEPVEAEAGHIYQPGTKAEVRLVYRIKKGPGAGRHQKSFSISRYGVQGAWEQAEAARQFINANGTLPPHFVVASLPSRNSPSSSGSGQKHRRAASCAASSPTSSPSGSTSPPPSGVSSNPAAAVGAVATTPPCGAAGSARSPRGPGRLPGSVARAAGAAAARIPEAPGDRKRGTGAGAGSAPSEESREEAGTSANGRGPRGRGASTRCAPLNGANAATPRAVPPTGQHANIAVGAVPAGLHAGGPQAAAPGRPRVVPGNVRVVPGAPGAVHGVSLFPATIVSGAPGGVAGVVGTPGWSANTVRGPGGNLITVEEHQRLAAVAGANGAAVINPLNPSPALFGLFPGFVAPQAAAGNGTGDAKGAAAAIPASGTSGAPAAGAVVPATGVRALAAAGLPGGPVNNPALGIVGGGLRGNFLLSSVPASHASFLPRENGGAEGGGASPASGEGGAQGAKEGEQRTLPEGCFRLLLPFGALSRTFFSPATAVAAGGSAAEDVSTPSAANTGPGSLVGGQLHAVPGLGKGVVFHPQSAASPSSFSTSASSPSVGKGKGHPVLLPGAYPQPGLVALPSGAPLASGALGAGGSPTCSSSTSAGGSSTVDEETQSRNGRGGSESSSSTGSSPVSSRGVGGVAGVGVVADMNGQGEEGMKTEGEGAEYVGVGCQAGTSLDLIVKDEAGVASEREAGEASGFGIEVDCSMHGDDMYGEAGPRDGEKRARRREEESFVTGAQSGVSGRGVGGEEESNIGGGGRSATGVRRRRSTSYSRSRAGNPSWLFSLVDCPDNVCGAPEGEEGAASFTRELRDRDEGKDDDDGEGLLSRGESREGFFRTRNWQFSPSSSMSSSSLNSALFASGAGLAGSSFLSSPPPSPPVSPPVRCRPGFLISSPSNGGIGRALKRRCVDFSPLLLASPSTLFASGLGSAERKRWTAEARGAGLLEDLQGPSSTSSSPLGVRPCPLSPRPHAAGDKAQGGPAGSASPSLAGRSRPYGNVLSSPPLENKKAAASLCFSALPPSLTSLRHGESFGEKRRTSGAEGAQAGDDAESQNPPLGRDERKKMRDSVAAGAGGERRDEESEDEEAAGPAGARRGRSEEGARVEGEGERDSDRFSLLPRRHNASEGDSKDEVASGLSSRTKSVLAYLSSPLSDLLASPVFPILGARGEKDKSRRRRGPAQSSSGPEAGLGGSLAGLASSVGGSPTLSPSPSAFLPFSPFSVPPRPSPPCGPSTFPMPLGSPSSPRRRSSGTGRRLVLLPQSSLSSSSGPLETGTPQLFSNALPPVFSENLSVSPACFALASPSVTSSLLPPAAATGAAPRPPQVERVHADSDTFLGLSQPLDATQGSDVRPAVAAPGAPPEGLFQASTGQPLAPALPVLDLGGASAALQAAAKAAAAASAASAATGSRHAVGQETGKASQEGPSDGAELVALRPAVPGWPAGGASGVAEAKKDAKGSQGGEESREDILKTAVATEEETQVRGRGEGANENPEKALVMMRAGPFAEGRETGATSLGAMPDPRTGEKRQDDGSSRAAAAQGRQDGAEAKSPSGTHAKKETPAGGDTSAPTAGVSVVASGSADPPHVSVAAGVLA; translated from the exons ATGATCAAAGCGGAGGCCTTCCCTTCATCGCCTACGCCGTGTACGCCTGAAGCTTCTGCGGACCCGAACCTGCTCTCAGGTCCGCTGCAAGCCCCCATGGCAGCGCCGTCAGCCCCCGTTCCGTCTCTCGGCGCTGGCGTCGACGCCAACGGAGCGTCCATGGGCGCCGATGACCAAGCTGCCTCTGCAGCCAGCACGCCCACTAGCCGAGCTGGCGACGCCAGTCCGCTgtcatctctgtctcttggcTCCGCGTCTCTGAACTCGTCTGCAAGTCCGTCGTCCTACGAGCCCGTCGAAGCTGAGGCTGGCCACATCTACCAACCTGGCACTAAGGCT GAAGTTCGACTGGTTTACCGTATCAAAAAGGGGCCTGGAGCTGGCCGCCATCAAAAGTCTTTTTCCATTTCG cgcTACGGTGTCCAAGGAGCTTGGGAACAGGCGGAAGCAGCACGTCAGTTCATCAACGCAAATGGAACGCTGCCGCCGCACTTCGTGGTGGCGTCTCTACCGTCGCGGAACAGTCCGAGCTCGTCAGGCAGTGGCCAGAAACACCGGCGAGCCGCCTCTTGCGCAGCCTCGTCTCCAACGTCGAGTCCCTCTGGGTCGACTTCTCCGCCCCCTTCGGGCGTCTCCTCCAACCCCGCTGCGGCAGTCGGCGCCGTCGCCACCACGCCACCATGCGGGGCTGCCGGCTCGGCCCGCTCGCCCCGCGGCCCGGGGCGGCTTCCCGGGAGCGTAGCGCGGGCTGCGGGCGCGGCAGCAGCGCGGATACCCGAGGCGCCTGGCGACAGGAAGCGCGGAACGGGCGCCGGCGCAGGTTCCGCGCCGAGTGaagagagccgcgaggaagCGGGGACCTCCGCGAACGGGCGAGGGCCGCGCGGGCGTGGCGCCTCAACGCGGTGTGCCCCTCTGAACGGCGCGAACGCGGCGACACCCCGCGCCGTGCCCCCCACAGGCCAGCACGCCAACATCGCGGTCGGCGCCGTGCCGGCGGGGCTCCACGCTGGCGGGCCCCAGGCGGCGGCCCCAGGACGACCGCGCGTGGTCCCTGGAAATGTGCGCGTTGTCCCGGGGGCTCCCGGCGCGGTGCATGGCGTGAGTCTTTTTCCAGCGACGATTGTGTCCGGGGCGCCAGGAGGCGTCGCAGGCGTGGTGGGGACTCCAGGGTGGAGCGCGAACACAGTGCGAGGCCCGGGCGGGAACCTCATCACTGTCGAAGAGCACCAGCGGCTTGCAGCGGTGGCGGGTGCGAATGGTGCGGCGGTGATCAACCCCTTGAATCCGTCGCCGGCGCTTTTCGGGCTCTTTCCGGGCTTCGTCGCGCCCCAGGCCGCGGCGGGCAACGGCACTGGAGACGCCAAAGGCGCCGCGGCTGCCATACCGGCTTCCGGGACGTCGGGCGCCCCAGCCGCGGGCGCTGTCGTGCCTGCGACCGGCGTCCGCGCGCTGGCGGCTGCGGGCCTTCCGGGTGGCCCCGTGAATAATCCTGCGTTGGGGATTGTCGGCGGCGGGCTTCGAGGCAACTTCCTGCTTTCCTCCGTGCCTGCATCTCacgcctcctttctcccgcggGAGAACGGTGGTGCGGAGGGCGGCGGGGCGTCGCCAGCGAGTGGGGAAGGGGGCGCTCAGGGcgcgaaggaaggcgagcagCGCACACTTCCAGAGGGgtgttttcgccttctccttccctttgGAGCCCTTTCTCGGACATTCTTTTCCCCTGCGACGGCGGTCGCGGCTGGAGGCTCGGCGGCCGAGGACGTCTCGACTCCGTCAGCTGCGAATACGGGCCCAGGATCATTGGTAGGTGGGCAGCTGCACGCAGTTCCGGGACTGGGGAAGGGTGTTGTGTTTCATCCGCAGTCTGCAGCGTCACCGTCGTCCTTCTCgacttctgcgtcgtcgccgAGCGTCGGAAAAGGCAAGGGCCACCCCGTGCTCCTGCCGGGCGCGTACCCGCAGCCCGGCCTTGTTGCGCTTCCCTCGGGCGCGCCCCTCGCCTCCGGGGCCCTGGGCGCGGGCGGCTCTCCGacctgcagcagcagcaccaGCGCAGGCGGCTCGAGCACAGTGGATGAAGAGACTCAGAGCCGGAACGGTCGCGGCGGGAGCGAAAGCAGCTCGAGCACCGGTTCGTCGCCTGTGAGCAGCCGCGGGGTGGGAGGCGTTGCAGGAGTTGGTGTTGTCGCGGACATGAACGGccaaggcgaagaaggaatgAAGACCGAGGGTGAGGGCGCCGAGTACGTAGGGGTGGGGTGCCAGGCTGGGACGAGCCTGGACTTGATTGTGAAGGATGAGGCAGGTGTGGCGtctgaaagagaagcaggggaGGCCTCAGGGTTTGGCATCGAGGTGGATTGCAGCATGCACGGGGACGATATGTACGGCGAGGCTGGGCCACGCGATGGCGAGAAGCGGGCGcgtcggcgagaagaagagtcgtTCGTGACTGGCGCCCAAAGTGGCGTGTCAGGGCGTGGAGTCGgcggggaggaggagagcaaCATCGGCGGAGGTGGACGCAGCGCAACGGGGGTCAGGAGGCGAAGGTCCACTTCGTACTCGCGAAGTCGAGCCGGAAACCCGTCCTGGCTGTTCTCCCTGGTGGACTGCCCCGACAATGTGTGTGGGGCCCcggagggcgaggaagggGCTGCGAGTTTCACGCGCGAattgagagacagagatgaagggaaagacgacgacgatGGGGAGGGCTTGCTGTCTCGAGGCGAGAGCCGGGAGGGGTTCTTCCGGACGCGCAACTGGCAGTTTTCGCCATCTTCGTcgatgtcttcttcgtcgctgaaCTCGGCGCTGTTCGCCTCCGGCGCGGGCTTGGCCGGAagctccttcctctcttcaccgCCACCCTCGCCGCCAGTCTCGCCGCCGGTACGCTGCCGCCCCGGCTTCCTCATTTCCTCGCCTAGCAACGGCGGGATCGGACGGGCCCTGAAGAGACGCTGTGTGGACTTCTCGCCGCTGCTTCTGGCCTCACCCTCGACTTTGTTCGCCTCCGGGCTCGGCTCCGCAGAGCGCAAGCGGTGGACGGCGGAGGCGCGAGGTGCGGGGCTCTTGGAGGACCTGCAGGGCCCTTCGTCgacctcttcgtcgcctctgggGGTGCGCCCCTGCCCGCTGTCTCCACGCCCTCACGCCGCCGGGGACAAGGCCCAAGGGGGGCCTGCGGGTTCCGCGAGTCCGTCCCTGGCGGGGCGGTCGCGGCCGTACGGCAACGtcctttcctcgccgcccctggagaacaagaaggcggctgcgtctctttgcttctccgcGCTGCCGCCCTCGCTGACTTCTCTGCGGCACGGCGAGAGTTtcggagagaagcgccggACTTCGGGCGCAGAGGGGGCGCAGGCCGGCGACGACGCGGAGAGCCAGAATCCGCCTCTGGGACGCGACGAGCGCAAGAAAATGCGAGACAGCGTGGCTGCGGGCGCGGGCGGGGAGCGCCGAGACGAAGAATCAGAAGATGAGGAGGCGGCCGGACCCGCTGGGGCCCGCAGGGGGCGATCCGAGGAAGGCGCGCGCGTCGAGGGGGAAGGCGAGCGAGACAGCGACcggttttctcttttgcctCGTCGCCACAACGCCAGTGAAGGCGACAGCAAAGACGAGGTCGCCAGTGGTTTGTCGAGTCGCACGAAGAGCGTCCTAGCCTACCTCTCGTCGCCGCTTTCCGACTTGCTGGCTTCGCCGGTTTTTCCCATCCTTGGGGCTCGcggcgagaaagacaagtccaggcggcggcgcggcCCCGCGCAGTCGTCCTCTGGACCTGAAGCGGGCTTGGGTGGTTCCCTCGCGGGTCTCGCGTCGTCCGTCGGCGGCTCTCCGACTTTGTCGCCGTCGCCGTCGGCGTTCCTGCCCTTCTCACCCTTCTCCGTCCCTCCGCGGCCGTCTCCACCCTGCGGACCGTCGACGTTTCCGATGCCGCTGGgctccccttcttcgcccCGGCGGCGGTCGTCGGGGACGGGCAGGCGCCTCGTCCTTCTGCCGCAGTCGTCGCTCTCCAGCAGTTCAGGGCCGCTGGAGACGGGGACTCCCCAGCTGTTCAGCAATGCGCTGCCGCCGGTGTTTTCGGAGaacttgtctgtctctccggcatgtttcgccctcgcctcgccttcggTCACCTCCTCGCTCCTGCCTCCGGCAGCAGCCACCGGCGCCGCGCCCCGGCCTCCGCAGGTCGagagagtgcatgcagactcaGACACGTTCCTGGGTCTCTCGCAACCCCTCGATGCGACACAGGGCTCCGACGTGCGGCCCGCCGTCGCGGCTCCGGGCGCGCCGCCAGAAGGCCTTTTTCAGGCCTCGACGGGCCAGCCTCTCGCACCCGCGCTCCCCGTCCTTGACCTCGGTGGAGCGTCAGCGGCGCTGCAGGCCGCCGCGAAGGCTGCAGCCGCGGCGTCGGCGGCGAGCGCGGCGACGGGGAGCCGTCACGCGGTCGGACAGGAGACTGGCAAGGCCTCGCAGGAAGGACCGAGCGACGGGGCTGAACTCGTCGCGTTGAGGCCCGCTGTTCCTGGCTGGCCTGCAGGCGGCGCCAGTGGAGttgcagaagcgaagaaggacgccAAAGGGTCGCAGGGCGGGGAAGAGAGCCGCGAAGATATCCTCAAGACGGCTGTGGCGactgaggaagagacgcaagTCCGCGGGCGTGGTGAAGGAGCGAACGAGAACCCCGAGAAGGCCCTGGTGATGATGAGAGCCGGTCCTTTTGCGGAGGGGCGAGAAACGGGAGCAACGTCTCTCGGCGCAATGCCGGATCCGAGAACCggcgaaaagagacaggacgaTGGTTCCAGTCGTGCAGCTGCGGCGCAGGGCAGGCaggatggcgctgaagcgaaGAGCCCAAGCGGGACGcacgcgaaaaaagagacccCTGCCGGTGGAGACACTTCGGCTCCGACtgccggtgtctccgtcgtcgcttCGGGATCTGCGGACCCACCACACGTATCAGTTGCTGCAGGGGTGCTGGCATGA